The following are encoded in a window of Chitinivibrionales bacterium genomic DNA:
- the fabZ gene encoding 3-hydroxyacyl-ACP dehydratase FabZ, whose translation MFSIEDIVKYVPHRYPFLLIDRILDYKADQSVTVLKNVSINEAQFQGHFPEKPVFPGVYIIENMAQAACFLLAKSAGGLKSDTVYVLGKVAKMSFFDLVVPGDQLKTTVEIEKKLGANAIVKARAHVEDKMVAKGELMFAARNNNNTDG comes from the coding sequence ATGTTTTCAATCGAAGATATTGTCAAATATGTCCCGCACCGGTATCCTTTTCTCTTAATCGACAGGATATTGGATTATAAAGCCGATCAGTCGGTGACTGTGCTGAAGAATGTTTCGATTAATGAAGCTCAGTTTCAGGGACATTTTCCGGAAAAGCCGGTCTTTCCGGGAGTTTATATAATAGAAAACATGGCCCAGGCTGCCTGTTTTTTGCTCGCCAAATCAGCTGGTGGACTCAAAAGCGATACGGTATATGTATTAGGTAAAGTCGCAAAAATGTCGTTTTTCGATCTGGTTGTGCCTGGAGATCAGCTTAAAACAACGGTAGAGATAGAAAAGAAGCTTGGCGCTAATGCAATAGTAAAAGCCAGGGCCCATGTAGAAGACAAAATGGTGGCAAAAGGCGAACTTATGTTTGCTGCACGAAACAATAATAATACCGATGGTTAA